From Salinicoccus roseus, one genomic window encodes:
- the dprA gene encoding DNA-processing protein DprA: MDLLRLSFAGVTPHEYKVLAGGGKMEAAGGLREKVFRAKGMDRGRVTAMLESKGIGHITMEDAEYPALLKQIYDPPLVLYYRGDISLLEKRRLGIVGSRKATAYTRIVLQNIIPELHGLAVVSGLAYGADDIAHNTAMAHGLDTVGVLAFGHDIHYPRSTRDTRNRMERDGLVISEYPPDVQIAKWRFVARNRIIAGMSMGVLVTEAEAKSGSLITLDMALNENRHTYCVPGNIHAPQSKGTNGRLREGAKMVLSGEDIMEDF, from the coding sequence ATGGATCTATTACGGTTAAGTTTTGCAGGAGTGACACCGCATGAATACAAGGTGCTGGCCGGCGGCGGGAAGATGGAAGCAGCGGGCGGCCTACGGGAAAAGGTTTTCCGGGCGAAGGGAATGGATAGAGGGAGGGTGACGGCAATGCTCGAATCGAAGGGGATCGGGCATATCACCATGGAGGATGCAGAATACCCGGCACTGTTGAAGCAGATCTATGATCCGCCGCTCGTCCTCTACTATCGCGGGGACATCAGCCTGCTTGAAAAGCGGAGGCTCGGCATAGTGGGCAGCAGGAAGGCGACTGCCTACACACGGATTGTGCTTCAGAACATCATACCGGAGCTCCATGGGCTGGCGGTCGTTTCCGGGCTGGCCTACGGTGCGGATGATATTGCGCACAATACGGCAATGGCACATGGCCTCGACACGGTTGGCGTGCTCGCATTCGGGCATGACATCCATTATCCGCGCAGCACCCGTGACACCCGGAACAGGATGGAGCGCGATGGCCTTGTGATCAGCGAGTACCCGCCGGATGTGCAGATAGCCAAATGGCGCTTCGTCGCCCGCAACAGGATCATCGCAGGAATGTCCATGGGTGTCCTCGTCACCGAGGCGGAAGCAAAGAGCGGCAGCCTGATCACACTGGATATGGCCCTCAATGAGAACAGGCACACCTACTGCGTGCCCGGAAACATCCATGCGCCCCAGTCGAAGGGGACGAACGGAAGGCTCCGGGAGGGGGCAAAGATGGTGCTCTCGGGAGAGGATATAATGGAAGATTTCTAA
- the sucD gene encoding succinate--CoA ligase subunit alpha has protein sequence MGVFIDKDTKVLVQGITGSTALFHTKQMLEYGTQIVAGVTPGKGGQEVEGVPVFNTVEEAKKETGASVSVIYVPAPFAADAIVECADAELDLAICITEHIPVLDMVKVKRYLEGKKTRLVGPNCPGVITADECKIGIMPGYIHKKGHVGVVSRSGTLTYEAVHQLTEAGIGQTTAVGIGGDPVNGTDFIDALKAFNEDPETEAVVMIGEIGGTAEEEAAEWVRDNMTKPVVGFIGGVTAPPGKRMGHAGAIISGGKGTADEKIKTMNECGIETADTPSEIGETLISRIKKEDGLYEKCLTVK, from the coding sequence GTGGGTGTATTTATTGATAAGGATACTAAAGTCCTAGTTCAAGGTATTACTGGATCAACGGCACTGTTCCATACTAAACAGATGCTCGAATATGGTACTCAGATCGTGGCTGGTGTGACACCAGGCAAAGGCGGCCAGGAAGTCGAAGGCGTGCCTGTATTCAATACGGTCGAAGAAGCGAAGAAGGAAACCGGAGCATCCGTCTCCGTCATCTACGTGCCTGCACCATTTGCTGCAGATGCGATCGTGGAATGTGCAGATGCAGAACTGGATCTTGCCATCTGCATCACCGAGCATATTCCTGTACTTGATATGGTCAAGGTGAAGCGCTATCTGGAAGGCAAGAAGACACGCCTTGTCGGTCCGAACTGTCCGGGTGTCATTACTGCAGATGAATGCAAGATCGGCATCATGCCGGGCTACATTCATAAAAAAGGCCATGTCGGCGTAGTCAGCCGTTCAGGCACACTGACGTATGAAGCGGTACATCAGCTGACTGAAGCAGGCATCGGCCAGACGACAGCTGTCGGAATCGGCGGCGACCCTGTAAACGGTACGGACTTCATCGATGCGCTGAAAGCATTCAATGAAGATCCTGAAACAGAAGCGGTTGTCATGATCGGTGAAATCGGTGGTACGGCTGAAGAAGAAGCGGCAGAATGGGTCAGGGACAATATGACCAAGCCTGTTGTCGGCTTCATCGGCGGTGTAACTGCGCCTCCAGGAAAACGCATGGGACACGCAGGTGCCATCATTTCCGGCGGCAAGGGTACTGCAGACGAAAAGATCAAGACGATGAACGAATGCGGCATTGAAACTGCAGACACACCATCTGAAATCGGGGAGACACTCATTTCCCGCATCAAAAAAGAAGATGGTCTCTACGAGAAGTGCCTCACTGTAAAATAA
- the sucC gene encoding ADP-forming succinate--CoA ligase subunit beta has translation MNIHEYQGKEIFRSMGVAVPNGSVAYTPEEAVEAAKTLDSDVYVVKAQIHAGGRGKAGGVKIAKSIDEVREYAKELLGKVLVTHQTGPEGKEVKRLLIEEGCDIQNEYYIGFVIDRATDRVVLMGSEEGGTEIEEVAAETPEKIFKEVIDPVVGLMPYQARRLAFNINIPKESVGKAAKLMLSLYNVFTEKDCSIVEINPLVTTGEGGVLALDAKVNFDANALFRNKDIVELRDLDEEDPKEIQASKYDLSYVALDGNIGCMVNGAGLAMATMDTINHFGGRPANFLDVGGGATTEKVTEAFKIILGDEGVEGIFVNIFGGIMKCDVIAEGVVEAVKNVGLEIPLVVRLEGTNVDRGKEILAESDFDIIPASTMAEGAQKIIEAVNENK, from the coding sequence ATGAATATCCATGAGTATCAAGGGAAAGAAATCTTTCGCTCCATGGGCGTAGCTGTGCCCAACGGAAGTGTGGCCTATACACCTGAGGAAGCAGTGGAAGCAGCAAAGACACTCGACTCTGATGTATATGTCGTAAAAGCACAGATCCACGCGGGCGGCCGCGGCAAGGCGGGCGGCGTCAAGATCGCCAAGTCAATTGATGAAGTGAGGGAATACGCCAAGGAGCTTCTCGGCAAAGTCCTCGTCACACATCAGACCGGCCCGGAAGGCAAGGAAGTCAAGCGTCTTCTGATCGAAGAAGGCTGCGACATCCAGAATGAATACTACATCGGCTTCGTCATCGACCGTGCGACGGACCGCGTGGTATTGATGGGTTCTGAAGAAGGCGGTACGGAAATCGAGGAAGTTGCTGCAGAAACGCCTGAGAAGATCTTCAAGGAAGTCATCGACCCTGTAGTCGGCCTCATGCCGTACCAGGCGAGAAGACTGGCGTTCAACATCAACATCCCGAAGGAATCCGTAGGCAAAGCAGCCAAACTCATGCTTTCCCTATATAATGTGTTCACAGAAAAGGATTGTTCCATTGTAGAAATCAACCCGCTTGTCACTACAGGCGAGGGCGGTGTGCTGGCACTCGATGCGAAGGTCAACTTCGATGCAAACGCGCTGTTCAGAAACAAGGATATTGTGGAACTCCGTGACCTGGATGAAGAAGATCCTAAGGAAATCCAGGCATCCAAATACGATCTTTCATATGTTGCGCTCGACGGAAACATCGGCTGCATGGTCAATGGTGCAGGACTCGCGATGGCAACAATGGATACGATCAACCACTTCGGCGGCAGACCGGCGAACTTCCTCGATGTAGGGGGCGGCGCGACGACCGAAAAGGTAACCGAAGCATTCAAGATCATCCTCGGAGATGAGGGTGTCGAAGGCATTTTCGTCAACATTTTCGGCGGTATCATGAAGTGTGATGTCATTGCTGAAGGTGTCGTGGAAGCCGTGAAGAATGTCGGTCTCGAAATCCCGCTCGTTGTGCGTCTTGAGGGTACGAATGTCGACAGGGGCAAGGAAATCCTGGCGGAATCCGATTTCGACATCATCCCTGCAAGCACGATGGCTGAAGGTGCCCAGAAGATCATCGAAGCGGTCAACGAAAATAAATAA
- a CDS encoding ribonuclease HII, translating into MKTVREIEAELSTFTDIDALSASPHAADGRKGVVKLFERHRRRLEKEAALREKYVAMSRYENEVRQTAQVIAGVDEAGRGPIAGEVVAAAVILPEGFMLPGLDDSKKLSLKKRQAFREIIMQEADYGIGIASVEEIDTINIYQASRLAMVRAVAALGEEPEHLLVDAMTIDAGIPETSIIKGDAHSVSIAAASIIAKTERDMRMEAYDKKYPGYDFAAHKGYGTKDHLKALEALGPCEIHRQTFEPVKNMILTR; encoded by the coding sequence ATGAAGACGGTGCGGGAAATAGAAGCGGAGCTCTCCACCTTTACCGACATCGATGCCCTTTCTGCCTCCCCGCATGCCGCAGACGGCCGCAAAGGGGTCGTGAAACTGTTCGAGAGGCACAGGCGCCGTCTTGAGAAGGAGGCGGCACTCAGGGAGAAGTATGTTGCGATGAGCCGGTACGAAAACGAAGTGCGGCAGACCGCACAGGTCATCGCCGGTGTGGATGAGGCCGGACGCGGCCCGATTGCAGGTGAAGTGGTTGCTGCTGCAGTCATCCTTCCGGAAGGATTCATGTTGCCGGGGCTCGATGACTCCAAAAAGCTTTCGCTCAAGAAGCGGCAGGCATTCCGTGAAATCATCATGCAGGAGGCGGACTACGGCATCGGCATCGCAAGTGTCGAGGAGATAGACACGATCAATATATATCAGGCGAGCAGGCTTGCCATGGTACGTGCGGTGGCAGCTCTCGGCGAAGAGCCCGAACACCTCCTTGTGGATGCGATGACGATTGATGCCGGCATCCCCGAAACTTCAATCATCAAGGGGGACGCGCACTCCGTCTCGATCGCGGCGGCGAGCATCATCGCCAAGACGGAGCGGGACATGCGCATGGAGGCATATGATAAAAAGTACCCGGGCTATGATTTTGCCGCCCATAAGGGGTATGGTACAAAGGACCACCTCAAAGCACTCGAAGCCCTCGGTCCTTGTGAAATCCACCGGCAGACGTTCGAACCGGTGAAAAACATGATTCTGACGCGATGA
- the ylqF gene encoding ribosome biogenesis GTPase YlqF — MSINWFPGHMAKARREVEENLKKVDVVIEILDARIPHSSHNPMMDEITRHKPRVVVLNKVDMADPKATEAWVSKFKSEGKYPVALDGRHNQIIKKIEPLAVKATAEIFERMEKKGIGRRAIRAMIIGIPNVGKSTVINNIARKKGAKTGNTPGVTKQQQWIKAGERMELLDTPGILWPKFEDETTGRKLALTGAIKDTVVPLDEVAIYGMEFLMEHDLERFNRFYNIDVSPEDGIVEVFDAIGRSRGLKAGGNEINYEAVTNRLIYDIRNGKIGRYTFDTAEES; from the coding sequence ATGAGCATCAACTGGTTTCCAGGACATATGGCAAAAGCAAGAAGGGAAGTCGAGGAGAATCTGAAGAAGGTGGACGTGGTCATAGAGATACTCGATGCACGCATACCACATTCGAGCCACAACCCGATGATGGATGAAATCACCCGGCACAAACCGCGGGTCGTCGTGCTGAACAAGGTCGACATGGCCGATCCGAAAGCGACGGAAGCATGGGTGTCAAAGTTCAAGAGTGAAGGCAAGTATCCCGTGGCACTCGACGGCAGGCACAATCAGATCATCAAAAAGATCGAACCGCTCGCAGTGAAGGCTACGGCGGAGATCTTTGAACGGATGGAGAAGAAGGGCATCGGCAGGCGTGCCATCCGCGCCATGATCATCGGCATACCGAATGTCGGCAAATCGACGGTGATCAACAACATCGCCAGGAAGAAGGGGGCCAAGACGGGGAACACGCCCGGTGTGACGAAGCAGCAGCAGTGGATCAAGGCCGGCGAGCGCATGGAACTGCTCGATACGCCCGGAATACTATGGCCGAAGTTCGAGGATGAGACGACGGGCAGGAAGCTGGCGCTGACCGGAGCCATCAAGGATACTGTCGTTCCACTGGATGAAGTCGCCATCTACGGCATGGAGTTCCTCATGGAGCATGACCTGGAGCGCTTCAACCGGTTCTATAATATAGACGTGTCACCGGAGGACGGCATCGTGGAGGTGTTCGATGCCATCGGCAGGTCCCGGGGCCTCAAGGCCGGAGGCAACGAAATCAACTATGAAGCGGTGACCAACCGGCTGATATATGATATCCGCAACGGCAAGATCGGCAGGTACACCTTCGATACGGCTGAAGAATCATGA
- a CDS encoding glycosyltransferase family 2 protein, which yields MISIIIPVLNESENIAGLATEIDSVMIVLDREYEVIFIDDGSTDGTLDELKQIAGSTVRYLSFSRNFGKEAAIIAGLENAHGDAVIIMDGDMQHPPSMISEMIEQFEAGFDQVVAKRNRAGEPLSRRLPSTLFYRLMNFTSTVRLVDGEGDFRLISRKVVDAILLLSENNRFSKGIFEWVGFNKTVIEFDHIDRGSGRSTFNPLKLLDYAIDGISAFNHRPLRICFYLGLGVLVPSIAYILYMFVNILINGVEVPGYFTIIASLLLLGSIQLFSLGMIGEYVGRIYVETKNRPKYIVRESSESETEQGGQHETKQYNK from the coding sequence ATGATTTCGATTATCATTCCTGTACTCAACGAGTCGGAGAACATCGCAGGACTGGCCACTGAAATCGATTCGGTCATGATTGTTCTTGACCGGGAGTATGAAGTGATATTCATCGATGACGGATCGACGGATGGGACACTCGATGAACTGAAGCAAATCGCCGGAAGCACCGTCAGATACCTGTCGTTCTCGCGGAATTTCGGGAAGGAGGCCGCCATCATCGCCGGCCTCGAAAATGCGCATGGCGATGCCGTGATCATCATGGACGGGGACATGCAGCACCCGCCATCCATGATTTCAGAGATGATAGAACAGTTCGAGGCCGGCTTCGACCAGGTGGTCGCAAAGAGGAACCGTGCGGGGGAACCCCTTTCACGCCGCCTCCCTTCCACCCTCTTCTACCGGCTGATGAACTTCACGAGCACGGTCCGGCTTGTTGATGGGGAGGGCGACTTCAGGCTGATTTCGAGGAAGGTGGTCGACGCCATACTGCTCCTCAGCGAGAACAACCGGTTTTCAAAAGGGATATTCGAATGGGTGGGCTTCAACAAGACGGTGATCGAATTCGATCACATCGACCGCGGTTCCGGGCGGTCGACATTCAATCCCCTGAAGCTTCTGGACTATGCCATAGACGGCATCAGTGCATTCAACCACCGCCCGCTCAGGATCTGCTTCTATCTCGGGCTGGGCGTACTCGTGCCATCGATCGCCTATATACTGTACATGTTCGTGAACATCCTCATCAATGGTGTCGAGGTTCCGGGATATTTCACCATCATCGCAAGCCTGCTGCTCCTCGGCAGCATCCAGCTGTTCTCGCTCGGGATGATCGGCGAATACGTCGGGCGCATCTATGTGGAGACCAAGAACCGGCCGAAGTACATCGTCAGGGAATCATCCGAATCCGAAACGGAGCAGGGAGGCCAGCATGAAACAAAGCAGTACAACAAGTGA
- a CDS encoding GtrA family protein, with protein sequence MKQSSTTSEFMRFVAVGLLNTANYYAAYTLLFLLGLPYIAAHVSGFIIAFVISYFLNCYVVYRVRPTLSKFLKFPLTQVVNMGLQTLLLYILVDRLDWNELIAPLPVLVITVPITYGITRWVLKDKEG encoded by the coding sequence ATGAAACAAAGCAGTACAACAAGTGAATTCATGCGGTTCGTGGCCGTAGGCCTGTTGAACACGGCAAACTACTACGCAGCCTATACACTGCTGTTCCTGCTCGGGCTCCCCTACATCGCCGCACATGTGTCGGGATTCATCATCGCATTCGTCATCTCCTATTTCCTGAACTGCTATGTGGTCTACCGCGTGCGGCCGACGCTCTCCAAATTCCTGAAATTCCCCCTGACCCAGGTCGTCAATATGGGGTTGCAGACGCTGCTGCTGTATATTCTTGTGGACCGGCTGGACTGGAATGAACTGATCGCACCGCTGCCTGTACTTGTCATCACCGTACCGATCACGTACGGCATCACCAGGTGGGTGCTGAAGGATAAGGAGGGATGA
- a CDS encoding YfhO family protein produces the protein MIDKLKSGIYAARYLMLIIFLSVLSHFYVLWRFIMPDERREKVFMTGANDGLEQMLPMQLYLYKQFREGTWFYDMDFGLGGDFYTDLAYYYSTNIIYYINILFVRAGELLVGLDPSTIGFWAQNAFFISILKSFLIIYFTYRFLCSIGVRPIPAILGGFIFAASPTYFRFTVFWSFFSDVFIWLPLTLWAMELLMRKGKPGLFIFAVAATLINNFYFAYYQLIIALVYLGIRLLFNRRGDLPRMEILKLAIPSAVLGAGISAAAFFHAVRGFLNNDDREYEVEVPLFEEFGWQDNIFYENYLVIILFLAIQALFTRKLYGRYFYRLFAVLTIVFMLFTLSPYIDTFFNGFQQPQKRWHYMLVFFHAVLIAQYLSHFREIGVRQYLLSLIPVYAIMAASIHFKEEMVVWVPLIPVIHVAGLVLLLAKSKQRQTAFIYAALIVIFTMMVSASHTNTQIYHDGITDRNHLFYISSNHYESDRQAYNINEIQSLKAPEQKIDYKVREQDNTPMYMGFSGTSIYSSIIDGNIIDFYYNQLKVNIRYESISRYSTFQSRSNLFSLFNVDYMMRRDETYGIPSKFSPILSDGTYTVYENEAPLPFIRYASEIYHPDDLVHPLHRERAMLQGIVTGSAAPTASLDPPKNRLDEVDVETQNAEYTDGILEVGEDGGGLNFNFDAITGKPEDADAYIEMHVELIEPEKRFTINVDGYPNERLFASSKYRTYADDLLYRVALQDDVPITLPEGRYAVDVQGVYIEDYSVLEQESMRQGPEYTFEERPNAYVVELAEPRDGIASVPILYRDGMKVSGDASGELESFRANYLMTGFEAGEEDRIITFSYTPPYYWLTLAISLLSILASLFYLDIFGARRRLEKSENRQKNA, from the coding sequence ATGATCGACAAACTGAAATCCGGAATATATGCGGCCCGCTACCTCATGCTCATCATCTTCCTGTCGGTCCTCTCCCACTTCTATGTATTGTGGCGCTTCATCATGCCGGATGAGCGCCGGGAAAAGGTATTCATGACCGGGGCCAACGACGGGCTGGAGCAGATGCTGCCGATGCAGCTCTACCTGTACAAACAGTTCAGGGAGGGGACATGGTTCTATGATATGGACTTTGGGCTCGGCGGCGACTTCTATACGGATCTCGCCTACTACTATTCGACGAACATCATCTACTATATCAATATCCTGTTCGTCAGGGCCGGGGAGCTTCTTGTGGGTCTGGACCCATCCACCATCGGGTTCTGGGCACAGAATGCATTCTTCATCTCGATCCTGAAATCCTTCCTCATCATCTACTTTACATACCGTTTCCTTTGCAGCATCGGAGTCAGGCCGATTCCGGCGATACTGGGTGGATTCATCTTCGCCGCTTCACCGACCTATTTCCGGTTTACGGTGTTCTGGTCGTTCTTCAGCGATGTATTCATCTGGCTTCCGCTTACACTGTGGGCAATGGAACTGCTGATGCGGAAAGGGAAGCCCGGCCTCTTCATATTCGCCGTCGCGGCGACGCTGATCAACAACTTCTATTTCGCCTACTACCAGCTGATCATCGCACTCGTCTATCTCGGAATCCGCCTCCTCTTCAACCGCAGGGGCGACCTTCCCCGAATGGAGATACTGAAACTCGCCATCCCTTCGGCGGTGCTCGGGGCCGGCATTTCAGCCGCCGCCTTCTTCCATGCTGTACGTGGATTCCTGAACAATGATGACAGGGAATACGAAGTCGAGGTGCCGCTGTTTGAGGAGTTCGGCTGGCAGGACAACATATTCTATGAAAACTATCTCGTGATCATCCTGTTCCTCGCCATCCAGGCACTCTTCACAAGAAAGTTGTATGGGCGCTATTTCTACAGGCTGTTCGCTGTGCTAACCATCGTCTTCATGCTGTTCACATTATCGCCCTACATCGATACGTTCTTCAACGGCTTCCAGCAGCCGCAGAAGCGCTGGCACTATATGCTCGTCTTCTTCCATGCCGTACTCATCGCCCAGTACCTGTCGCATTTCCGCGAAATCGGCGTCAGGCAGTACCTGTTGAGTCTGATACCGGTGTATGCCATCATGGCGGCCTCGATTCATTTCAAGGAAGAAATGGTCGTCTGGGTCCCCCTGATACCGGTCATTCACGTGGCGGGACTTGTGCTGCTGCTCGCAAAATCGAAACAGCGTCAGACCGCTTTCATATATGCAGCACTAATCGTCATATTCACGATGATGGTCAGCGCCTCCCATACGAACACGCAGATCTATCATGACGGCATCACCGACCGCAACCACCTGTTCTACATCAGCAGCAACCACTACGAGAGCGACCGCCAGGCCTACAACATCAATGAGATCCAGTCGCTCAAGGCACCTGAACAGAAGATCGACTATAAAGTCAGGGAGCAGGACAATACACCCATGTACATGGGCTTCAGCGGGACGAGCATCTATTCGAGCATCATCGACGGCAACATCATAGACTTCTACTATAATCAGCTGAAGGTGAACATCCGGTACGAGTCGATCAGCAGGTATTCGACCTTCCAGTCGAGGAGCAACTTGTTCTCCCTCTTCAACGTCGACTATATGATGCGGCGGGACGAGACATACGGCATCCCTTCGAAATTCAGCCCGATACTGTCTGACGGCACCTATACGGTATATGAAAATGAAGCGCCGCTCCCCTTCATCAGGTATGCTTCCGAAATATACCATCCGGACGACCTCGTGCATCCCCTGCATCGTGAACGGGCGATGCTCCAGGGGATAGTGACCGGGTCGGCAGCCCCGACTGCATCCCTTGACCCGCCCAAAAACCGGCTGGATGAAGTGGACGTCGAAACGCAGAATGCCGAGTACACGGACGGCATCCTCGAAGTCGGGGAGGACGGCGGCGGATTGAACTTCAATTTCGATGCCATCACCGGCAAGCCTGAAGATGCTGATGCATACATCGAAATGCACGTCGAGCTGATTGAACCCGAAAAGCGCTTCACCATCAATGTGGACGGCTATCCGAATGAACGGCTGTTCGCTTCGAGCAAATACCGGACATATGCAGATGACCTGCTGTACCGCGTCGCGCTGCAGGATGATGTACCCATCACCCTCCCCGAAGGCCGATATGCAGTCGATGTACAGGGCGTCTACATCGAGGACTACAGCGTGCTGGAGCAGGAAAGCATGCGTCAGGGGCCGGAATATACGTTTGAAGAACGGCCAAATGCGTATGTGGTCGAACTTGCCGAACCGAGGGACGGCATCGCCTCTGTGCCGATCTTATATCGTGACGGCATGAAAGTCTCGGGGGATGCCTCGGGGGAACTCGAGTCATTCCGGGCGAACTATCTGATGACCGGCTTTGAGGCCGGGGAGGAGGATCGCATCATCACATTCTCCTACACCCCGCCATACTACTGGCTGACTCTCGCCATCAGCCTGCTTTCAATCCTGGCAAGCCTATTCTATCTGGATATCTTCGGAGCAAGGAGGCGGCTTGAAAAAAGTGAAAACAGACAGAAAAACGCCTGA
- the rplS gene encoding 50S ribosomal protein L19, whose protein sequence is MSQQLINELTKEQLKTDLPEFKAGDTVRVHVRIVEGSRERIQVFEGVVIKRRGGGISETFTVRKISYGVGVERTFPVHSPKIEKIEVTRRGRVRRAKLYYLRNLRGKAARIREIR, encoded by the coding sequence ATGTCACAACAACTAATCAACGAGCTGACAAAAGAACAGCTTAAAACTGATCTGCCGGAATTCAAGGCCGGGGATACAGTACGTGTACACGTACGTATCGTCGAAGGCTCACGCGAGCGTATCCAGGTCTTCGAAGGTGTAGTAATCAAGCGTCGCGGAGGCGGCATTTCCGAAACGTTTACAGTACGTAAGATCTCTTACGGTGTAGGTGTTGAGCGTACATTCCCTGTACACTCCCCGAAAATCGAGAAGATCGAAGTGACACGCCGTGGTCGTGTACGTCGTGCGAAACTCTACTACCTGCGTAACCTGCGCGGTAAAGCTGCACGTATCAGAGAAATCCGATAG
- the trmD gene encoding tRNA (guanosine(37)-N1)-methyltransferase TrmD — translation MNIHYLTLFPEMYEGVLATSILGRAKEKGIVDYHTVNFRDYSGNKHNKVDDYPYGGGAGMVLKPEPVFNAMEAMDLEKPRVILMCPQGRRFDQKMAEELSREDDIVFICGHYEGYDERIRTLVTDEVSIGDYVLTGGELASMTMTDAIVRLIPGVLSREESHQEDSFSTGLLEHPHYTRPREYRGMEVPEVLLNGNHKLIEEWRREESLKRTRERRPDLLGDDA, via the coding sequence ATGAACATCCATTATTTGACGCTTTTCCCAGAGATGTATGAAGGTGTACTTGCGACCTCCATCCTCGGCCGTGCGAAGGAGAAGGGCATCGTCGACTACCATACCGTGAATTTCCGGGACTATTCCGGAAATAAGCACAATAAGGTGGATGACTATCCTTATGGCGGGGGGGCCGGAATGGTGCTTAAACCTGAGCCGGTCTTCAACGCCATGGAGGCGATGGACCTCGAAAAGCCACGCGTCATCCTGATGTGTCCGCAGGGCCGCCGGTTCGACCAGAAGATGGCCGAGGAGCTGAGCCGGGAAGATGACATCGTATTCATCTGCGGCCACTATGAGGGTTATGATGAACGCATCCGGACGCTTGTGACGGATGAAGTATCGATCGGGGACTATGTGCTTACCGGCGGCGAGCTGGCAAGCATGACGATGACCGATGCGATCGTGAGGCTCATCCCTGGTGTGCTCAGCCGGGAAGAAAGCCATCAGGAGGACTCCTTCAGCACGGGCCTGCTGGAACACCCGCATTATACGAGACCCCGCGAGTACCGTGGCATGGAAGTGCCTGAAGTGCTGCTGAACGGCAACCATAAGCTGATTGAAGAGTGGCGCCGTGAGGAAAGCCTGAAGCGCACCCGCGAAAGGCGGCCCGACCTTTTGGGGGACGATGCATAA
- the rimM gene encoding ribosome maturation factor RimM (Essential for efficient processing of 16S rRNA) has protein sequence MKISIGRLVNFHGVRGEVKVLSDSDFAESRFSPGSTVEVDGTEYMIEGYRTHKNFHMLKFKGIGSINEVEHLKGAEVIQEVDAVEIPLEEGEYHYREIIGLEVKLEDSLEVIGTVEDIFETGANDVWVVKGEKQYMIPYIEDVVKDVDLEQGHIIIHPMEGLLE, from the coding sequence ATGAAGATCAGTATCGGCCGTCTCGTCAATTTCCACGGTGTCCGTGGGGAAGTCAAAGTTTTGAGCGATTCCGATTTCGCGGAATCAAGGTTTTCACCCGGAAGCACTGTGGAGGTGGACGGGACTGAATATATGATAGAAGGCTACCGCACCCATAAGAATTTCCACATGCTGAAGTTCAAGGGTATCGGCAGCATCAATGAAGTGGAGCATCTGAAAGGTGCCGAAGTCATCCAGGAGGTCGACGCAGTGGAGATTCCCCTGGAAGAAGGGGAGTACCATTACCGGGAGATCATCGGTCTTGAGGTGAAGCTTGAGGACAGCCTTGAGGTGATCGGCACAGTCGAAGATATATTCGAGACGGGTGCCAATGATGTCTGGGTGGTCAAAGGTGAAAAGCAGTACATGATCCCCTATATAGAGGATGTCGTGAAGGATGTCGATCTTGAGCAGGGGCACATCATCATCCATCCGATGGAGGGGCTGCTTGAATGA
- a CDS encoding KH domain-containing protein has product MKQLLQTILEPMLEHPEALEIEVEETKYNVSYKIRVHEDDVGRVIGKRGRMIKAVRTIMSNANHGSSKKVFVDID; this is encoded by the coding sequence ATGAAACAACTGCTTCAAACAATTCTTGAACCGATGCTTGAACATCCCGAGGCGCTTGAGATCGAAGTGGAGGAGACAAAGTACAACGTCTCCTACAAGATCAGGGTCCATGAGGACGATGTCGGCCGTGTGATCGGCAAGCGTGGCCGCATGATCAAGGCGGTGCGCACAATCATGTCGAATGCGAACCACGGCAGTTCAAAGAAAGTGTTTGTTGATATCGATTAG
- the rpsP gene encoding 30S ribosomal protein S16 — protein sequence MAVKLRLTRMGSNKKPYYRIVVADSRSPRDGRIIEQIGSYNPVSKTDDNVTLDEEKALEWLQNGAKPSDTVRNILSQKGVMERYHNAKHGK from the coding sequence ATGGCAGTTAAACTCAGATTGACACGCATGGGTTCAAATAAGAAACCTTACTACCGTATCGTCGTTGCGGATTCCCGCAGCCCGAGGGACGGCCGCATCATCGAACAGATCGGTTCATACAACCCGGTATCCAAAACTGATGACAACGTAACACTGGATGAGGAAAAAGCACTTGAGTGGTTGCAGAATGGTGCAAAACCAAGTGACACAGTGCGCAACATCCTCAGCCAAAAAGGTGTTATGGAACGTTATCATAATGCAAAGCACGGGAAATAA